A region from the Silene latifolia isolate original U9 population chromosome 7, ASM4854445v1, whole genome shotgun sequence genome encodes:
- the LOC141590477 gene encoding uncharacterized protein LOC141590477: protein MKGEKYEGLIKHTKSEAFQKKSKQASLNKKGGKEDAVNEPTHYGGSRSFWDRVLGKGKKKSKPIATVPELFLDTHSRVDHKGVRSWTKPKDKQLYDAFEQEKAANPEKPDNDIWYELVNGFKKGHVYGTGSSTPAFYEKTRRRSTSTIPSTTYQPGIISQLQAQVRERDEREAKRDEEFRQMKERIAMFENWWQGCNSGPGPNYDPNDPHGPQVEIISYFNLQEVVKLAKWDSIDAMYVDKMIS, encoded by the exons atgaaag gtgagaagtatgaaggcttaataaagcataccaaaagtgaagcttttcagaagaagtctaagcaagcatccctcaacaaaaaaggaggaaaggaagatgccgtgaacgagcctactcattacgggggatcacgatcgttctgggatcgtgtattgggt aaaggaaagaagaagtcaaagccgattgcgacggtaccggaactgtttctggacacgcattccagggttgaccacaaaggggttagaagttggactaagccaaaagacaagcaattatat gatgcatttgaacaagaaaaagccgccaatccagaaaaaccggataatgacatatggtatgagttggtgaatggcttcaagaaagggcacgtgtatggtaccggaagttcaacaccggctttctatgagaaaacgcgtagaagatcgacttcaacaattcccagcaccacgtatcaaccgggaattattagtcaacttcaagctcaagtaagagagcgtgatgaacgtgaagccaaacgtgatgaagaattccgccaaatgaaggaaagaatagcaatgtttgagaattggtggcaaggttgtaactcCGGACCTGGACCCAACTAtgatccaaatgatccgcatggtccacaa GTAGAGATAATtagctattttaatttacaagaggttgtaaaattagctaaatgggataGTATTGACGCaatgtatgttgataaaatgatCTCATGA